In Choloepus didactylus isolate mChoDid1 chromosome X, mChoDid1.pri, whole genome shotgun sequence, a genomic segment contains:
- the LOC119522385 gene encoding actin-related protein T2-like, giving the protein MRIWWYSSSSEVYTADIFNPHVLDTPAVIFDNGSGLCKAGLSGEIGPHHVISTVVGHPKFSTPSAGANQKYFMGDSAIFKHEYLHLHYPIERGLVMGWDDMEKLWKHVFDWLLGVKPSHHPVLMTEPSLNPRENREKMTELMFETFNVPAFYLSNQAVVALYASACVTGLVVDSGDRVTCTVPIYEGHSLPHAVTKLAVAGRDITEHLTRLLLAGGCNFPCMFDKALVDDIKQKLCYVAVEPENELCKRPQDILREYKLPDGNVIHIGDQLFQAPEVLFAPDQLGIHNPGLSKMVSSTIMKCDTDIHATLFAEIVLSGGTTLFPELEERLMKELEQLAAKGIPIKITAPPDRCFSTWIGASIVTSLSSFKQMWVTYEDFKEFGKSVVQRRCF; this is encoded by the coding sequence TTCAGAAGTGTATACTGCAGACATTTTTAATCCACATGTATTAGATACTCCAGctgtgatttttgacaatgggTCAGGACTCTGCAAAGCAGGTTTATCTGGAGAGATTGGACCCCATCATGTCATCAGCACAGTTGTGGGGCATCCTAAATTCAGCACACCTTCAGCAGGAGCCAATCAGAAGTACTTCATGGGAGATTCAGCTATATTCAAGCATGAGTACTTACATTTGCACTATCCCATTGAACGTGGCCTGGTCATGGGGTGGGATGACATGGAGAAACTCTGGAAGCATGTTTTTGATTGGCTGCTGGGAGTAAAACCTAGTCATCATCCAGTGCTGATGACTGAGCCCTCCTTAAACCCAAGGGAGAATAGAGAGAAGATGACAGAATTAATGTTTGAGACCTTCAATGTTCCTGCCTTCTACCTGTCCAACCAGGCAGTGGTAGCACTTTATGCTTCTGCTTGTGTCACAGGCCTGGTGGTAGACAGTGGGGATAGGGTCACCTGCACTGTCCCCATCTATGAGGGTCATTCTCTGCCTCATGCTGTCACCAAGCTTGCTGTGGCAGGGAGGGATATCACAGAGCACCTCACGCGGCTCCTCCTTGCTGGCGGGTGTAACTTCCCTTGCATGTTTGACAAGGCCTTGGTGGATGACATCAAACAGAAGTTGTGCTATGTGGCAGTGGAGCCAGAGAACGAGCTATGCAAGAGGCCACAGGATATTCTAAGAGAATACAAGCTGCCAGATGGGAATGTCATCCACATTGGGGACCAGCTGTTTCAGGCACCTGAAGTTCTATTTGCACCTGATCAGCTGGGCATCCACAACCCAGGTCTCTCAAAAATGGTCTCCAGCACCATCATGAAGTGTGACACTGACATCCATGCCACACTTTTTGCCGAGATTGTGCTGTCTGGGGGCACCACTCTCTTCCCTGAGCTTGAGGAACGACTCATGAAAGAGCTGGAGCAGCTGGCTGCCAAAGGGATCCCCATCAAGATCACAGCTCCTCCTGACAGGTGTTTCTCCACATGGATAGGTGCATCCATTGTGACCTCTCTGAGCAGTTTCAAGCAGATGTGGGTCACTTATGAAGATTTCAAGGAGTTTGGGAAATCTGTggttcagagaagatgcttttaa